Proteins from a single region of Methanocorpusculum vombati:
- a CDS encoding DUF7518 family protein, with protein sequence MKFLEHELAEQEREMNIKHEAGTDAGAAPVKSENTDALERKVRELEAMVKGLTEEMLDLKSVTRKLAMQLEEMRGGQSRVHAESRFGQKKPEPAPETGRPAAGIPPRGAPVRAAPGRRPIADIDEEPVRAPAPRAAAPRAAQPVTPVRAGTSRHAISSPAPEPVPVPEPEVPVEQLKAGEFEYVMQPDGTIQKRKKTTDHSVIIAGTGYNPGHTSRSMAIRADSEAVIEAAEDDTVMDDAKRRR encoded by the coding sequence TGAATATCAAACACGAAGCAGGCACAGATGCCGGTGCAGCTCCCGTAAAATCAGAAAATACCGACGCACTTGAGCGGAAGGTTCGCGAACTTGAAGCAATGGTAAAAGGTCTCACCGAAGAAATGCTGGACCTCAAATCCGTAACCCGCAAACTTGCCATGCAGCTGGAAGAAATGCGTGGCGGCCAGTCAAGAGTTCACGCAGAATCCCGGTTCGGCCAGAAAAAACCCGAACCCGCTCCCGAAACCGGACGCCCCGCAGCCGGAATCCCTCCGCGTGGCGCACCCGTTCGTGCCGCTCCCGGCAGACGTCCGATTGCAGATATAGATGAAGAACCTGTCCGCGCCCCGGCTCCGCGTGCCGCCGCCCCGCGTGCAGCACAGCCGGTAACCCCTGTGCGCGCCGGAACCTCCCGTCATGCAATCTCATCCCCTGCCCCGGAACCAGTTCCCGTACCCGAACCCGAAGTTCCGGTTGAACAGCTGAAGGCCGGTGAATTTGAATACGTAATGCAGCCGGACGGCACCATTCAGAAACGCAAAAAGACGACGGATCACAGTGTCATCATCGCCGGAACCGGATATAACCCCGGTCACACATCCCGGTCCATGGCTATCCGCGCCGACTCCGAAGCCGTAATTGAAGCCGCAGAAGACGACACCGTAATGGACGACGCCAAGAGACGCCGTTAA